Sequence from the Angustibacter luteus genome:
GGCATGGAGCGCGGCGACCTGCTGGAGGCCAACGGCGCCATCTTCACCGCGCAGGGCAAGGCGCTCAACAAGGTCGCGGCCGACGACGTGCGGATCGGGGTGACCGGGAACCCGGCCAACACGAACGCGCTGATCGCGATGAGCAACGCCCCCGACATCCCCCGCGAGCGGTTCTCCGCGCTGACCCGGCTGGACCACAACCGTGGCCTGTCGCAGCTCGCGAAGAAGGCCGGCGTCACGGTCAGCGAGATCAAGAAGCTGACGATCTGGGGTAACCACTCGGCCACCCAGTACACCGACATCTTCCACGCGGAGATCAACGGCCAGAACGCCGCCGAGGTCGTGAACGACCAGGCCTGGATCGCCGACACGTTCATCCCGACCGTCGCCAAGCGCGGTGCGGCGATCATCGAGGCGCGGGGCTCGTCGTCCGCCGCCTCCGCCGCGTCGGCCACCATCGACGCCGGCCGCGACTGGCTCACCGGCTCCCCCGAGGGCGACTGGGTGTCGATGGCCGTCGTCTCGGACGGCTCGTACGGCGTCCCCGAGGGCCTGATCTACTCCTACCCGGTGATCACCAGGAACGGTGACTGGGAGATCGTCCAGGGCCTGGAGATCGACGACTTCTCGCGAGCCAAGATGGACGCGACCGCCGCCGAGCTCGTCGAGGAGCGCGACGCCGTCAAGGCGCTGGGCCTGATCGGCTGAGCGTCAGGCCGTGAGCTTGATGGTCGCCGCCAGGGCGATCGCGGCGACCGCGACGGCCGCCAGCATCAGGACGTCGGCGGGGCGGGAGCGCACCACGAGCGCTCCCGCCGCGGACGCCGGCAGCACGGCGCGGAGAACCGCCACCAGTCCGATCGTCGCGGCCAGCAGGTAGCCGCCGAGCCGCAGCTCGTCCGCGACCACCGCGGTCACGCCGGCCGCCACCCCGACGGGGAGCACCAGCCAGGGGCCGAGCAGCCGCGGCGTGGTGTTCATGCGCTGGCCCGCTCCGCGGCGTCCACGACGTTGCTCAACAGCATGGCCCGGGTCATCGGCCCGACGCCGCCGGGGTTGGGGCTGACCCAGCCGGCCACCTGCGTGACGTCGTCCGCGACGTCCCCGGCGACCCGCGACTTCCCGTCCGCACCGACGACGCGGCTGACGCCGACGTCCAGGACGGCGGCACCAGGCTTGACCATGTCGGCCGTCACCAGACCGGGGACGCCGGCGGCCGCCACGACGACGTCCGCGCGACGCACCTCGGCGGCCAGGTCGCGGGTTCCCGTGTGGCACAACGTGACCGTGGAGTTCTCGCTGCGCCGGGTGAGCATCAGGCCGAGGGGGCGACCGACGGTGATGCCGCGGCCGATGACGCAGACCTGCGCGCCGGCCAGCGGGACGTCGTAGCGGCGCAGCAGCTCGATGATGCCGGTCGGCGTGCACGGGGTGGGGGCGGCCTTGCCGAGCGCCAGCCAGCCCAGGTTCATCGGGTGCAGGCCGTCGACGTCCTTGACCGGGTCGACCCGCTCGAGGATCGCGAACTCGTCCAGGCCGGTGGGCTGCTGCACCAGGAACGCGGTGCAGGCGGGGTCGGCGTTGAGCTCGTCGACGACGGCCTCGACCTCGGCCTGGGTCGTGCCGACGGGGAGCTCGCGCTGCAGGCTGGCGATGCCGATCTCGGCGCAGTCCTTGTGCTTGGCGTTGACGTACCACCGGCTGCCCGGGTCGTCGCCCACCAGCACGGTCCCCAGCCCGGGGACGACGCCCTGCTCGCGCAGCCGGTCCACCCGGACCCGCAGCTCGCCCTTGATCTGGGCGAGCACCGCCTTGCCGTCCATCACGCCTGCCGCCATGCCGTTCATCCTTCCATGCCGACCGGTCGGCGCTGCCCGGGACCCGCTGGCTCAAGCCGAGGCGCCGCACCGCCGATGGGGGGGCGTGGTGGACTGCGCAGACCAGGCCCGCGGGCCGGACGACGCCCCGTGCTGGGCCGGGCACTGGTCCCGGGTCGAGCCGCTCCAGTCCGTCTGGGCGCAGGCCGCGCTGGTGCGCACCGTGGGTTCGCTCCCGCGCCTGCACGCATGGCGCCTCGGTGACGCCAAGGGTTCGTCACGCCAGCTGCAGTGGGTCGCACAGCTGGCCGGCAGCCCGGCGCCGATCGCCCCGCTCGGGGTCCTCGCGGTCACCGCGACCCAGCCCCGGCTGGACCACGGCGACGGGTCGGACGTCGGTGACAGCGTCGACCTCGCGATGGCCGTCGGCAGCTGGGCCGTCGACGCGCTGACCGGCGCCCTGAACGGCCTGGCGACGCGAGGGACGAACCCGCAGTGGGCAGGCGCGATGGTCCGGTTGCCCGGCAGCTGGCTGCCGCCGATGGCCTGGCTACCGCGCGACCGGCGCGGCGGTGACGACCCGGGGACCGCGTGGCCCACGGAGTCGGTCGAGGTGGCCCGCCGGTACACGTTGCACTGCGCCGAGCTGCGCACGATGGCAGCGCTGCTCACGCCTGCGGTGCTGGCCCTCGCGCTGGACGCCGTGCCCGCCGGCAGCGCGGTGACGGTCGCGGGCGATGCGCTGCACGTGTGGTGGCCGTACTCCGGCGACGCGCTGCGCCAGGTGGGCCGGGTCGCCCGGGCCGGCCGTGCCGCGCGGCTCATCGCGGACGCCTTCCCGGCGTTCGTGCTCGCCGACTTCCCGGACCGCAGCGGTGAGGTCGAGGCGGACCTCGCCGAGCGGCAGTCCGCAGCCGACGCGTACCGCGCGTCCCGACGTCCGGGCGCGTCCGTGGACCCCGTCATGCAGCGGATCTACGACCAGGCCCGCGCCGCCTACGACGCCGGCCACCCCTCCCCCTGACCCGCCCGACCTCACGCAGATGTCCCGACATCCGGGGTCGTGGGCGCTCCATGACCCCGAATGTCGGGACAAGTGCGGGTGAGGCTGCTCGGGTCAGTGGGCGAAGTGGCGGGTGCCGGTGAGGTAGAGGGTCACGCCGGCGGCGTTCGCGGCCTCGATGATCTCGTTGTCGCGGATCGACCCCCCGGGCTGGACGACGGCCCGCACACCCGCGTCCAGCAGCACCTGCAGCCCGTCGGCGAACGGGAAGAACGC
This genomic interval carries:
- a CDS encoding malate dehydrogenase → MSPTPVKVAVTGAAGQIGYSLLFRIASGALLGPDTPVELRLLEITPALGALEGVVMELDDCAFPLLSKVEIGDDAETIFDGVNLALLVGARPRTKGMERGDLLEANGAIFTAQGKALNKVAADDVRIGVTGNPANTNALIAMSNAPDIPRERFSALTRLDHNRGLSQLAKKAGVTVSEIKKLTIWGNHSATQYTDIFHAEINGQNAAEVVNDQAWIADTFIPTVAKRGAAIIEARGSSSAASAASATIDAGRDWLTGSPEGDWVSMAVVSDGSYGVPEGLIYSYPVITRNGDWEIVQGLEIDDFSRAKMDATAAELVEERDAVKALGLIG
- a CDS encoding DUF3017 domain-containing protein, with product MNTTPRLLGPWLVLPVGVAAGVTAVVADELRLGGYLLAATIGLVAVLRAVLPASAAGALVVRSRPADVLMLAAVAVAAIALAATIKLTA
- a CDS encoding bifunctional methylenetetrahydrofolate dehydrogenase/methenyltetrahydrofolate cyclohydrolase yields the protein MAAGVMDGKAVLAQIKGELRVRVDRLREQGVVPGLGTVLVGDDPGSRWYVNAKHKDCAEIGIASLQRELPVGTTQAEVEAVVDELNADPACTAFLVQQPTGLDEFAILERVDPVKDVDGLHPMNLGWLALGKAAPTPCTPTGIIELLRRYDVPLAGAQVCVIGRGITVGRPLGLMLTRRSENSTVTLCHTGTRDLAAEVRRADVVVAAAGVPGLVTADMVKPGAAVLDVGVSRVVGADGKSRVAGDVADDVTQVAGWVSPNPGGVGPMTRAMLLSNVVDAAERASA